The nucleotide sequence GTTCGGCGATCGTCAGCCGCGCCGGAATGACGGCGGCGAAGGTGGACATGAAGTGGTCGTAGCCCACCTGCTCCGGACGGTGGCCCTGCCTCAGCGTGTCCGCGAGGGTGTCGCCAAGGCGCCGAAGGTCTTGGCAGAGCTGATGGACGTAAGCGGCGCGGTTCAAGGCAATGACTTTGATTCTCTCGGTGTCGTCGTCCAATCGCTCGCCGTTCAATTCGAAAACCGGCATCGCCATCTCCCTGGACCCCGTTCACATGAATGATGCACGACCCGATTGCGCCGCAACGCAATGCATGGCGAGCTGGCGCAGATGTATGTCGAAAGAAACACAAATCAATTACTAATAAAAGAGTCTAAAAAGCTTGTTTCATTTATGGTTTATAATGGTGAACCAGCTTGCCTCCCCATCCGCAACCCCGGAGGCAATGCCGGGCAGACCGTGGCCCGAACGCCCTCATGGCCGAGCGCCCGCTCGCGTGCCGTCCTCCGGCGCTTCGGGACCGTGGACGCACAAAGCGTGAGCCAATCCTCCACGAGCCGGGTGCCGGGCACGCGCCGTGGGTGTAGGGAGGGGCACCGGGTGCAGCATGCCCTTTCGTTCCCAAGCCGCCGCGCCGGGAAAACGCGCCGGCGCTTGGACGACGGGGAGCGAGGCGCGCTGCTCGTGGTGTGGGGCACGGCCCTCCGCGCCTCCGAGTGATCGGGGAAGCAGGATCATGCCGGAGGAGATCTGGTGCCAGTGTGAGAACCGCTCCCCTTTTCCCCATGTGAGATCCGGAAGACCCGGCATGCCGCCGGGCGAAGCGTCCGGGCGCACCGTCGCCCTGCCCTTGGTGCGACAAAATGCTCCCACTCTTTCAAGTTGCGCTTAAATGGTCATTAACCGTCCCAGCGGTTTCATGGACGAAGACGCCGTCGCCAACGCCGAGGGCAACCAAAAGACCTCGTTCCGGGAGAGCCAGCCGGTCTTGCAGGAGCGTTTCCTTAAAGCAATTCCCGTTCGTGATGGTGCGAAAGCGGCCCTTCGTTGTCGCGTGGCGCGTTCCGCGTCGAAAATGCTTGGTTGGTTTCCTCTTGGCGCAGCGGGAAAGTCATGAGTACGCCGATGACCCGACCGGTCCGAGCCGAGGACGGCACGCGCAGCGGCGCCGGCGTCTTCGTGCCGGCACGATTGGTCGGGCCTTTCTGACGGCACCATGGACACGCGGCCACCTCGGGCACCGCTTCCCTGCCAGGAAGCAGGGGCACGGGATGCCGTTGTTCTGGTCGGGCGCCTGGAGCGGGGCCCCGGCGAGGGATGATGACCAAGTGCCCACCACCACACTCGATCAGGCGCCGGCCGACCGGAATCAGGCGCGCGCTCGGGCGGTAGAGGAGGTCGCCCTTGGGATGTGCAATCTTCTCCGATGCGGGCGGGCGTGGCTCGGCCCCGGCGCGCGGCGCCCCAAGGTGAGGCTGGGCCACGGTTCCCCGCGGGCGCCGGCCCCCGGCGTCCGTGCACAAGCTGTCCACCCCAACGGCATCCGCCCCCGACCGGCAAAGCCCAGAAGAAAAGGACACTCATGCGGACGCGACGTCATTGTGACGCGATATCGCCGATCCTGGAGCAGATTTTATACGGCGGATCCAGCGTATCGATGAACCTGCTGTCCATCACCCGGACCCTGCCGGACACGGCCCATCTGTTTCGGACCCGGGGCTTGAACCGGGCCATCCTGTTCAAATTTCCGAATTTCGACGAAAGCCAAGGCGACGGCCAGGACTTCCTGAACGGCGATGCCGGGAGCGCGCCGGGCAAGCGCCCGGTGGAAACCGGCATCTACATTCCCTACGACGAACACCAATGGGAAGCTGGCGGCTTTGCCATTTATCTGCGTTCCCGCAACAGCACCGTCCTTCTGGAAGAGCACTTCGGATCCGAAGCGGTCGAGCGGACAATCGTTCACAACGACCTGAGTCTCCTCTCCCTGATCGACGACATCCCCTCGTTGGACGCCTTTTTGCTGAAGACCTGTTTCGAAGCCAGAAAGATCCGGGTCGACGGGCGCTACTGGCAGATTGCCGCGGAAGAAGAGGCCCAATTGCGCCGGCTGATCAGCCGGCGGGTGGAACCGATCGTGCGCAAGGCCCTCTGCGGCGGCCATGACGCCACCATCGACCGATTCCTGAACGCGATCTGGGCGCCGGACCTGGAGGAGGCCGGGCAGTTCGTGGCGGCCTTCGGCATCGATCATTCCGAAGCCGACGCCATCTTCAGTGCCTGGAAAGGAATCACCTTCTACGAATACCAGCTTCGCCGCATCGCGCCACGGGTGCGCACGATCATCGCATGGCTGAAATCCCGGGATTGCCTGCCGGCCGACCTGAAGACGCACCGCCCTTACGATGAACAGCTGCTGATGCACATCGAACGCTGCGGGGCCATGCTGAATACAACGCTGCTGGACATCCGCCAGATCCTGGGCGAGTACGAACGGAGCTTCAACGCGCTGCTGCATGGACACCCGGCCCCTTTCCGCGAATTCCTGCGCGCGATCCGTTCACGCTATTGGCTGCTGGGCTACTGCGTGTCGGCGCTGACCAGCGTCGTGCATCTGGACAACCGCTGCATGAAGAACACGCCATCCGGCTGCGTCCCGCGAGGTGGTGTACGAGCTGTGGGTAAGCGGCCCGCCGAAGCGCCCCCAAAAGCTGGCGTAGGCGGGCCGCTTATCCACAGCGGGGCGGTCATCGAAGATCTCCGGTAGGTTCGGGTTGCAACACCTTGAACGCTGCTGGAGAGAACCTCGATGACCATGGACAGAATGGCGCTTCACGAGCTTCTGGAGAAGGGCTCGGATACGGATCTTCTGCGCGAAATGATCGGCTACGTCGCGCAGAGCTTGATGAACCTGGAGGTGGACAGCCTGTGCGGCGCCGAGCATGGCGAACGCACAGCCGAGCGCGTCAACCAGCGCAACGGCTACCGGGAGCGGGCCTGGGATACCCGGGCCGGAACCATCCCCTTGCAGATCCCCAAGCTGCGCAAGGGCTCCTATTTCCCTGGCTTTCTCGAGCCGCGCCGGACAGCGGAGAAGGCGCTCACGGCGGTCATTCAGGAAGCCTACATCCAGGGCGTCTCGACGCGCAGTGTCGATGAGCTGGTCAAGGCCATGGGGATGACCGGCATCTCCAAGAGCCAGGTCAGCCGCTTGTGCGCTGACATCGACGAGCGGGTGCAGTCCTTCCTGAACCGACCACTGGAGGGTGACTGGCCCTACCTGTGGATCGACGCCACCTACGTGAAGGTGCGCGAAGCCGGGCGCATCGTCTCGGTGGCGGTGATAATCGCGGTGGCCGTGAACACCGATGGGCGGCGCGAGGTGCTGGGCATGGACATCGGGCCTTCCGAGGCTGAGGTGTTCTGGACCAAGTTCCTGCGCGCGCTGATGCGGCGCGGCCTGCGCGGCGTGAAGCTGGTCATCTCGGACGCGCATGAGGGCCTCAAGGCGGCCGCCGCGAAGGTGTTCGGGGCGGCGTGGCAGAGGTGCCGGATCCATTTTTATCGCAATGCGATGGCACACGTGGCTGCACCGCAACGCGCGATGGTGGCAGCGGCGATCCGCACGGCTTTCGCCCAGGAGACCGCCAAGGCCGCCCACCGGCAATGGCGCCAAGTCGCCGATAGCCTGCGCGAGCGCTTCCCCAAGCTTGCCACGCTGATGGACGAGGCCGAACACGACGTCCTCGCCTACATGGACTTCCATCCCGACCATTGGACCAAGATCAGCTCGACCAATCCCCTCGAGCGCGTCAACGGCGAGGTCAAGCGGCGCACCGACGTCGTCGTCATATTCCCCAATGAAGCGGCGATCTTCCGACTGGGAGGGGCCATCCTGCTGGAGCAAAATGATGAGTGGGCGGCCAGCCGCCGCTACATGAGCTTGGAGACCATGACGCCGTTGGGGCATACTGACGTCTCCAGGTTGTCCGCTGTGGCAACCTGATCCGGCCCAACCTGCCGGAGAGCGATGACAAACCACTTCGCTCGTACACCACGTGCCGGGGCACGATCCGCCATCCCGTCATGTCGATTTTGAAACCCTGAATCGCCTGCTGCACCAATTCGACGTGGCTTTGGATCGGCGCCGGGAGCAGACATCGATTTTTTAGGTGGTAGGGAGCGGGGCGGCGCCGAGGCTGGGCGGACGCCGCCCCAAGGCTCAAGGACCGTTCAACCGCGGTGCGCGCTTCGTCCCCGCTTGACGGACACAGCCCTGCCGGGCACTGCCGCGGCGTGCAGCGGCCCTTCCACGCTCCGGCCTCCGCACGCCCAGAACCGATCCCACGCCCGGCTCGCCGATGCCGCCACCTCCGACGGGCTTTGGGACGTGCGTCGGTCGGGCTGATCCGGGACACCGGCGTGGCGAGCGCCACAACCTAAGGCTGCACCGTGCAAGGCTTGTTCGGCCACTCGTCGCGAGCCGACCGGCCAATGGCGGCCCGACGGTGCGAGGCGAGCGGGACCGCGCCGGCGGGCTGGGCGCTTTCCGGCCAGTCCTGCGACTCCTTCGCGATGACGGGGGTTCCGCCGTGGGCCGGTCGGGCGCCTCCGCCGCTGCGCGTCGGACCGGGCTCTAGGGGCTGGCGCCCCCCGAGCCGCGGCGGAGCCGCGTCTCGGCGCCGGCGCGTGACGATCCCTGGCGCAGGTCCCAAGGATCGGCGCCTCCGGTGCCGCCGAAGCGGGGAGCCGAGGGGCGCCGCCCCTACGCCCCGCCGGCCCCGCCGCCTACGGCGGAGCAGGGCTGCCCGGCCCTGCCGGGGCTGGAAGCCCGTCCGTGCCGCGCGGCCCGGCCCCGCCCGCCGGCAGGGCCTCCCCCGTACCCCGGTCTCGCCGACGGGCAACCGTGCAGCAGCCAGCGCGCTGCACGGCAGCCCAACGAGGGGAGACCGACATGACCGCTTCCGCACACGACCGCACCGACGTTTACACCCGCGTCACCAACCGCATCCGCGCCGACCTGGAGAAAGGCGTGCGCCCTTGGATAAAGCCGTGGGACGCCGGCCACGCCGCCGGCCGCATCACCCGGCCGCTGCGCGCCACCGGCCAGCCCTACCGGGGCATCAACACCGTCATGCTGTGGATGACCGCCATGGAGCGCGGCTATGCCTCGCCGTTCTGGCTGAGCTACCGGCAGGCGCAGGGGCTTGGCGGACAGGTGCGCCGGGGCGAGCGCGGCACGCTGGTCGTCTACGCCGGCACCGTCTCCCGGCCCGAGCCGAACGAGGAGGGAGAGGACAGCGAACACGAAATCCATTTCCTCAAGGGTTACACCGTGTTCAACGCCGAGCAGGTGGACGGCCTGCCCGAACACTTCCGGGCGCACGTGCCGGAGCCGAAGGAGCCCATGCTGCGCCTGGAGGCGGCGGAGCGCTTCTTCGCCGCCACCGGTGCCGACATCCGCACCGGCGGGACGCGGGCCTACTACGCCATCGGCTCGGACCACATCCAGATGCCGCCTTACGAAACCTTCCGTGACGCCGAGAGCTTCGCCGCCACGCTCGGCCACGAGACGGTGCACTGGACCCGGCACCCGTCGCGCCTCGACCGCGACCTCGGGCGCAAGCGCTGGGGCGACGAAGGCCACGCCGCCGAGGAGCTGGTGGCGGAGATCGGGAGTGCCTTCCTGTGCGCCGACCTCGGCATCACCCCGGAGGTGCGCGAGGACCACGCCGCCTACATCGCCTCCTGGCTGGAGGTGCTGCGCAACGACACCCGCGTCATCGTCAGCGCCGCGGCGCACGCCCAGCGCGCCGTCGATTATCTGCACGCCCTCCAGCCGCCGGTGCGGCCGGCGGCGTGACCGCCGGCCCGGGAGTCGGCGTGATCGGCACGCCGGTTCCCGGCACCGGGCCGGTGTCCGTTCATCACGTGATGCTGAAGAATACCCAGAAAGTTAAGCTAAACCCTGCCGAATGCGCCGTTGGCGGCGGACCGCCGGACAACATTTATGGAGACGGCGCAACGCCGCCGTTTCGGATTCAGGGGCTTCTGAACGCGGGGAATGGTTGAGGTGGTTGGAGGGCAAGTCCACGAGATCGCGCCGACGCACCGTGCGCGCCACCGCCAGACGGCCGACCATCACAACCGGAGCCTTGCGCTGGCCCCGTTCCTCCTGCGGGATGCCCTTGGCTCGGCGCCGCCGGCGGGTGTCCCTGGCCAGGCCGCCGGGCATCTGTCCATCCGCGGGAGGGAGCCGGATTGCGGGGCACGTCTCCACGGTCTACATCTCCCACGCGGAGCGAGCCAAGCCGGCAAACGGTGGCGGGCTGCCAAGCCGCGGCCCCGGTTCGGGGCGTGCCCACATGCACAAGCATGACAACCACCCTCACTCCGGTGCAGAACCACACGCAAAGGGGAAAGACCAGCCGATGACGACGCCGCAGCTCGAACCGCCGGTCACCGACACGCCGCCCCCTTCGGACACCCTGACCGACTACGACCGCCTGCATCTGGTCACCTATCTGCGCCTGCTCGACGCCGAGGCGGACGGCGCCGACCCCGACGAGGTCGCCCGCATCGTGCTGCGCATCGACCCTGCCCGTGAGCCGGAACGCGCCCGGCACGCCCACGCCACGCATCTGGCGCGCGCGCAATGGATGTCCCGGGTCGGCTACCGGCACCTTCTCCAGCAAGGCATGCACTGATCCGCATCGCCGCTTTTTTGCGGAAAGCCGGCGTTCCGGACCGCCGGATCGGCCGCTCCCGTCGAAGTACGCCGTTCCCGCCGCCGCGCTACGCCATCGTCGCCATCGCAATTTGATGGTAGGTGCTCACCTTTCGAGTCGAGCGCAACCAGACGCTGCGCGCGAGCGACGACATCATGACGGCAAAGAACGACTGGCGCACATCGGCCGCTTACCA is from Azospirillum thermophilum and encodes:
- a CDS encoding DNA -binding domain-containing protein; translated protein: MTTPQLEPPVTDTPPPSDTLTDYDRLHLVTYLRLLDAEADGADPDEVARIVLRIDPAREPERARHAHATHLARAQWMSRVGYRHLLQQGMH
- a CDS encoding IS256 family transposase; the protein is MTMDRMALHELLEKGSDTDLLREMIGYVAQSLMNLEVDSLCGAEHGERTAERVNQRNGYRERAWDTRAGTIPLQIPKLRKGSYFPGFLEPRRTAEKALTAVIQEAYIQGVSTRSVDELVKAMGMTGISKSQVSRLCADIDERVQSFLNRPLEGDWPYLWIDATYVKVREAGRIVSVAVIIAVAVNTDGRREVLGMDIGPSEAEVFWTKFLRALMRRGLRGVKLVISDAHEGLKAAAAKVFGAAWQRCRIHFYRNAMAHVAAPQRAMVAAAIRTAFAQETAKAAHRQWRQVADSLRERFPKLATLMDEAEHDVLAYMDFHPDHWTKISSTNPLERVNGEVKRRTDVVVIFPNEAAIFRLGGAILLEQNDEWAASRRYMSLETMTPLGHTDVSRLSAVAT
- a CDS encoding ArdC family protein, with product MTASAHDRTDVYTRVTNRIRADLEKGVRPWIKPWDAGHAAGRITRPLRATGQPYRGINTVMLWMTAMERGYASPFWLSYRQAQGLGGQVRRGERGTLVVYAGTVSRPEPNEEGEDSEHEIHFLKGYTVFNAEQVDGLPEHFRAHVPEPKEPMLRLEAAERFFAATGADIRTGGTRAYYAIGSDHIQMPPYETFRDAESFAATLGHETVHWTRHPSRLDRDLGRKRWGDEGHAAEELVAEIGSAFLCADLGITPEVREDHAAYIASWLEVLRNDTRVIVSAAAHAQRAVDYLHALQPPVRPAA